One genomic region from Sphingomicrobium aestuariivivum encodes:
- the rpoC gene encoding DNA-directed RNA polymerase subunit beta', producing the protein MNELTNFANPAAKPETFDQIRIGIASPDKIRSWSFGEIKKPETINYRTFKPERDGLFCARIFGPIKDYECLCGKYKRMKYKGIVCEKCGVEVTVSKVRRERMGHIELAAPVAHIWYLKSLPSRIGLLMDMQLKQLERVLYFESYVVIEPGLTPLEKFQLLTEDELLEAQDEYGEDAFSAGIGAEAVKQMLMDLDLEQELEDLKRELEETKSTLKPKKIIKRMKIVESFIESGNKPEWMILDVVPVIPPDLRPLVPLDGGRFATSDLNDLYRRVINRNNRLKRLMELRAPDIIVRNEKRMLQEAVDALFDNGRRGRTITGANKRPLKSLSDMLKGKQGRFRQNLLGKRVDYSGRSVIVTGPELKLHQCGLPKKMALELFKPFIYSRLDAKGLSMTLKQAKKWVEKERKEVWDILDEVIREHPVLLNRAPTLHRLGIQAFEPVLIEGKAIQLHPLVCAAFNADFDGDQMAVHVPLSLEAQLEARVLMMSTNNILSPANGKPIIVPSQDMILGLYYISMEKEGEPGEGSIFTDMTEVHQALNVGAVTLHSKIVARVPQTNEKGEVEMKRFETTPGRMLLGETLPKSHKVPFETVNKLLTKKDIGDVIDEVYRHTGQKATVIFADQIMGLGFRNAFKAGISFGMDDMVIPAAKEKLVEETRSLVADYEQQYQDGLITQQEKYNKVIDAWSRCGDQVATEMMTEIQTIKKGEDGREEPVNSIYMMAHSGARGSQAQIKQLAGMRGLMAKPSGEIIETPIISNFKEGLTVLEYFNSTHGARKGLADTALKTANSGYLTRRLVDVSQDCVIVENDCKTDNALEMRAIVQGGSVIASLSDRVLGRTTAEDIMDADGEKVAIKSGSLIDEKMAKQIDDLQVQALKIRSPLICESKQGVCGKCYGRDLARGTPVNIGEAVGVIAAQSIGEPGTQLTMRTFHIGGAAQLNEQSNLEAPVDGKIEFRDMPTIVDAKGRTLSLSRSGELAILDTDGRELSAHKIPYGAHLIFENGHIVSRGDKMAEWDPSFSPVITEHGGVVRYQDIVDGRTLAEETDESTGISQRVITEDQNKSKKDDLRPRLTMGGEGEEAGVYRLAPGAIVAIEDGATVEAGTVLARMPREAAKTRDITGGLPRVAELFEARKPKDNAVIAKISGKFTFVRDYKAKRKVAIVPEEGGDPVEYLIPKTKIIDVQEGDYVKKGDNLVAGSPDPHDILEVMGVEALAEYLVNEIQEVYRLQGVKINDKHIETIVRQMLQKVEITEGGDTTLLPGEQVDREEMDEANAKLAPRKKKAEGKPILLGITKASLQTRSFISAASFQETTRVLTEASVQGKADTLNGLKENVIVGRLIPAGTGAGMNRVRIAASSRDAALRAQQKKLAESLAAAQTAEELKEAEAAERDADPEIVAEATKDPLDAVTQSGDGSDAAAGDYADAGEDKE; encoded by the coding sequence ATGAACGAACTGACCAACTTCGCGAACCCGGCCGCCAAGCCGGAAACCTTCGACCAGATCCGCATCGGCATTGCCTCGCCGGACAAGATCCGTTCGTGGTCTTTCGGCGAGATCAAGAAGCCCGAGACGATCAACTATCGCACGTTCAAGCCCGAGCGTGACGGCCTCTTCTGCGCGCGCATCTTCGGTCCGATCAAGGACTACGAATGCCTGTGCGGCAAGTATAAGCGCATGAAGTACAAGGGCATCGTCTGCGAGAAGTGCGGTGTCGAGGTTACCGTCTCGAAGGTCCGCCGCGAGCGCATGGGCCACATCGAGCTGGCCGCCCCGGTCGCGCACATCTGGTATCTGAAGTCGCTGCCCTCGCGCATCGGCCTCCTCATGGACATGCAGCTCAAGCAGCTCGAGCGTGTCCTGTACTTTGAAAGCTACGTCGTCATCGAGCCGGGCCTCACCCCGCTCGAGAAGTTCCAGCTCTTGACCGAGGACGAGCTCCTCGAGGCGCAGGACGAATATGGCGAGGACGCCTTCTCGGCGGGTATCGGCGCCGAGGCCGTCAAGCAGATGCTGATGGACCTCGACCTCGAGCAGGAACTGGAAGACCTCAAGCGCGAGCTCGAGGAAACCAAGTCGACGCTCAAGCCCAAGAAGATCATCAAGCGCATGAAGATCGTCGAGAGCTTCATCGAATCTGGCAACAAGCCCGAATGGATGATCCTCGACGTCGTGCCGGTCATTCCGCCCGATCTTCGTCCGCTGGTCCCGCTCGACGGCGGCCGCTTCGCGACCTCGGATCTCAATGATCTCTATCGCCGCGTCATCAACCGTAACAACCGCCTGAAGCGCCTCATGGAGCTGCGCGCGCCCGACATCATCGTGCGCAACGAAAAGCGTATGCTGCAGGAAGCCGTGGACGCCCTGTTCGACAACGGCCGCCGTGGCCGCACCATCACCGGTGCCAACAAGCGTCCGCTGAAGTCGCTCAGCGACATGCTCAAGGGCAAGCAGGGCCGCTTCCGCCAGAACCTCCTCGGCAAGCGCGTCGACTATTCGGGCCGTTCGGTCATCGTGACCGGTCCGGAACTCAAGCTGCACCAGTGCGGCCTGCCGAAGAAGATGGCGCTCGAGCTGTTCAAGCCGTTCATCTACTCGCGCCTCGACGCCAAGGGTCTTTCGATGACCCTCAAGCAGGCCAAGAAGTGGGTGGAAAAGGAGCGCAAGGAAGTCTGGGACATCCTCGACGAAGTCATTCGCGAGCACCCGGTCCTCCTCAACCGTGCCCCCACGCTCCACCGCCTCGGCATCCAGGCGTTCGAACCGGTCCTCATCGAGGGCAAGGCCATCCAGCTCCACCCGCTGGTCTGCGCCGCCTTCAACGCCGACTTCGACGGTGACCAGATGGCCGTGCACGTCCCGCTGTCGCTCGAAGCGCAGCTGGAAGCGCGCGTGCTCATGATGAGCACCAACAACATCCTCTCGCCCGCCAACGGCAAGCCGATCATCGTTCCCTCGCAGGACATGATCCTCGGCCTCTACTACATCTCGATGGAGAAAGAGGGCGAGCCGGGCGAAGGCTCGATCTTCACCGACATGACCGAGGTCCACCAGGCCCTCAACGTCGGTGCGGTCACGCTTCACTCGAAGATCGTCGCGCGCGTGCCGCAGACGAACGAGAAGGGCGAAGTGGAGATGAAGCGCTTCGAGACGACCCCGGGCCGCATGCTGCTCGGCGAGACGCTCCCGAAGAGCCACAAGGTGCCGTTCGAGACCGTCAACAAGCTGCTGACCAAGAAGGACATCGGCGACGTGATCGACGAGGTCTATCGTCACACCGGCCAGAAGGCGACGGTCATCTTCGCCGACCAGATCATGGGCCTCGGTTTCCGCAACGCCTTCAAGGCGGGCATCTCCTTCGGCATGGACGACATGGTCATCCCCGCCGCCAAGGAGAAGCTGGTCGAGGAAACCCGTTCGCTGGTCGCCGATTACGAGCAGCAGTATCAGGACGGCCTGATCACGCAGCAGGAAAAGTACAACAAGGTGATCGACGCCTGGAGCCGTTGCGGTGACCAGGTGGCGACCGAGATGATGACCGAGATCCAGACCATCAAGAAGGGCGAGGACGGCCGCGAAGAGCCGGTCAACTCGATCTACATGATGGCCCACTCGGGCGCGCGTGGTAGCCAGGCGCAGATCAAGCAGCTCGCCGGCATGCGCGGCCTCATGGCCAAGCCGTCGGGCGAGATCATCGAGACCCCGATCATCTCGAACTTCAAGGAGGGCCTGACCGTCCTTGAATACTTCAACTCGACCCACGGTGCGCGTAAGGGCCTCGCCGATACGGCGCTCAAGACCGCGAACTCGGGTTACCTTACCCGTCGTCTCGTCGACGTCAGCCAGGACTGCGTCATCGTCGAGAACGACTGTAAGACCGACAATGCGCTCGAAATGCGCGCGATTGTGCAGGGCGGCAGCGTCATTGCCTCGCTCTCGGACCGCGTCCTTGGTCGTACCACCGCCGAAGACATCATGGATGCCGACGGCGAGAAGGTCGCGATCAAGTCGGGCTCGCTCATCGACGAGAAGATGGCCAAGCAGATCGACGACCTGCAGGTGCAGGCGCTCAAGATCCGCTCGCCGCTGATCTGTGAATCGAAGCAGGGCGTCTGCGGCAAGTGCTACGGGCGTGACCTCGCCCGCGGTACGCCGGTCAACATCGGCGAAGCGGTCGGCGTCATCGCCGCCCAGTCGATCGGTGAACCGGGCACGCAGCTCACCATGCGTACCTTCCACATCGGCGGTGCGGCGCAGCTCAACGAGCAGTCGAACCTCGAAGCCCCGGTCGACGGCAAGATCGAGTTCCGCGACATGCCGACGATCGTCGATGCCAAGGGCCGTACGCTCTCGCTGTCGCGTTCGGGCGAACTGGCGATCCTCGACACCGACGGCCGCGAGCTGTCGGCGCACAAGATCCCCTATGGTGCGCATCTCATCTTCGAAAACGGCCACATCGTGAGCCGCGGCGACAAGATGGCCGAATGGGATCCGAGCTTCTCGCCCGTCATCACCGAGCATGGCGGCGTCGTCCGCTACCAGGACATCGTCGACGGCCGCACGCTGGCCGAGGAAACCGACGAATCGACGGGTATCTCGCAGCGCGTCATCACCGAGGACCAGAACAAGTCGAAGAAGGACGACCTCCGTCCCCGCCTCACCATGGGCGGCGAAGGCGAGGAAGCGGGCGTCTATCGCCTCGCCCCCGGTGCCATCGTCGCGATCGAGGACGGTGCCACGGTGGAAGCCGGTACGGTGCTCGCGCGTATGCCGCGTGAAGCCGCCAAGACCCGCGACATCACCGGTGGTCTGCCGCGCGTCGCCGAACTGTTCGAGGCCCGCAAGCCGAAGGACAATGCGGTCATCGCCAAGATCTCGGGCAAGTTTACCTTCGTCCGCGACTACAAGGCCAAGCGCAAGGTCGCCATTGTCCCCGAGGAGGGTGGCGATCCGGTCGAGTATCTGATCCCCAAGACCAAGATCATCGACGTGCAGGAAGGCGACTATGTGAAGAAGGGTGACAACCTCGTCGCCGGCTCGCCCGACCCGCATGACATCCTCGAGGTCATGGGCGTCGAAGCGCTCGCCGAATATCTCGTCAACGAGATCCAGGAAGTCTATCGACTGCAGGGCGTGAAGATCAACGACAAGCACATCGAGACGATCGTTCGCCAGATGCTGCAGAAGGTCGAGATCACCGAAGGCGGCGACACCACGCTGCTTCCGGGCGAACAGGTCGATCGCGAGGAAATGGACGAAGCCAACGCCAAGCTTGCCCCGCGCAAGAAGAAGGCGGAAGGCAAGCCCATCCTGCTTGGCATCACCAAGGCCTCGCTCCAGACCCGCAGCTTCATCTCGGCCGCCTCGTTCCAGGAAACGACGCGCGTCCTCACCGAGGCCTCGGTGCAGGGCAAGGCCGACACGCTGAATGGTCTCAAGGAGAACGTCATCGTCGGTCGCCTCATCCCCGCCGGTACCGGCGCGGGCATGAACCGCGTCCGCATCGCCGCCTCGAGCCGCGATGCCGCGCTGCGCGCCCAGCAGAAGAAGCTCGCCGAGAGCCTCGCTGCCGCGCAGACCGCCGAGGAGCTCAAGGAAGCCGAAGCTGCCGAGCGTGACGCCGATCCGGAAATCGTCGCCGAAGCGACCAAGGATCCGCTGGACGCGGTGACCCAGTCGGGTGACGGTTCGGACGCGGCCGCCGGCGACTATGCCGACGCGGGCGAAGACAAGGAGTAA
- a CDS encoding entericidin A/B family lipoprotein: MIRKFLMASMVAGAFAISACNTVQGVGEDISSAGECGEDVIKGGDC; this comes from the coding sequence ATGATCCGCAAGTTCCTCATGGCGTCGATGGTCGCCGGTGCGTTCGCGATTTCGGCCTGCAACACGGTGCAGGGCGTGGGCGAGGACATCAGCTCGGCCGGTGAATGTGGCGAAGACGTGATCAAGGGCGGCGACTGCTAG
- a CDS encoding entericidin EcnAB: MRKFFTLAMVGGAIALAGCNAVQGLGEDIKSAGECGEDVINGDGC, encoded by the coding sequence ATGCGTAAGTTCTTTACCCTCGCGATGGTTGGCGGCGCGATCGCGCTGGCCGGCTGCAACGCGGTGCAGGGGCTCGGCGAGGACATCAAGTCGGCGGGCGAATGCGGCGAGGACGTGATCAACGGCGACGGCTGCTAG